A window of Primulina tabacum isolate GXHZ01 chromosome 4, ASM2559414v2, whole genome shotgun sequence contains these coding sequences:
- the LOC142542626 gene encoding mediator of RNA polymerase II transcription subunit 16-like isoform X3: MLVAGSWNMSGARILQWLQSGFQEFLQWLSVRSSGSTKSTFEEKFLSQQPHAPGVETGRDLSWFILYSLQQIGKTAQFAILGSCLLVGAKPGRPCKEIKLEWTLFIQAGWPNFLCVCTVFSSGSVQIHWSQWPPNQSGAPSKWFCTSKGLLGAGPSGIMAADAIVTDSGAMHVAGVPIVNPSTVVVWEVTPGPGNGFHVTPKASVNNEVPPPSLSPPSWDGYAPLAAYLFRWQEYLLLEAKHGKKQAEHDCSDIVALHCSPVSNFSAYVSPEAAAQSAATTTWGSSVTAVAFDPTRGGSVISVVIVEGQYMSPYDPDEGPSVTGWRVQRWESSVENVVIHQIFGNPSSSFGGQAPKQTVWVSKVIKCVPASSEFKGPIAATVGSVSDGKNTPEFVPEASKRVSFDPFDLPSDVRTLARIVYSAHGGEIAVSFLRGGVHVFSGANFTSVDNYQIHVGSAIAAPAFSSTSCCSASVWHDTSSDCTILKIIRVLPPPGPISQAKVNSASWERAIAERFWWSLLVGVDWWDAVGCTQSAAENRIVSLNSVIAVLDADFHSLPSTQHREQYGPSLDRIKCRLLEGTTAQEVRAMVLDMQARLLLDMLGKGIESALMNPSALVQEPWQASGETLSGIDPESMAVDPSLVLSIQAYVDAVLDLASHFITRLRRYASFCRTLASHAATAGTGGNRNVVTSPTQSTSTPATTSGAQGGTVSSTGSTQMQAWVQGAIAKISNTPEGVPSSAPNPISGPSTFMPISINTGTFPGTPAVRLIGDCHFLHRLCQLLLFCFFFRRTQLPRFIGAAQRNTDSTIQKPQPGVQGKSEETHTVTAKPAMAVVRLDETQAARTAQVGNGPKGPEEGPTSRSRLGSGNAGQGYTFEEVKVLFLILMDLCRRTSGLVHPLPVSQVGSSNIQVRLHYIDGNYTVLPEVVEASLGPHMQNMPRPRGADAAGLLLRELELHPPAEEWHKRNMFGGPWSDPDDTSLSDDSSKFSTSMDLLDSASSENGDAYNGVYGLWPRKRRISERDAAFGLNTSVGLGAYYGIMGSRRDVVTAVWKTGLEGVWYKCIRCLRQTSAFASPGAGNTNQNEKETWWISRWAYGCPMCSGTWVRVV, from the exons ATGCTAGTTGCTGGCAGCTGGAATATGAGTGGCGCCAGGATATTGCAGTGGTTACAAAGTGGCTTTCAGGAGTTTCTCCA GTGGCTCTCGGTTAGGTCAAGCGGTTCAACAAAGTCCACATTTGAGGAGAAATTTCTTTCACAGCAACCTCATGCTCCAG GGGTTGAAACTGGGCGAGATTTATCCTGGTTTATACTTTACAGTTTGCAGCAGATAGGTAAAACTGCTCAGTTTGCAATACTTGGTAGTTGTTTGCTAGTTGGGGCCAAACCTGGGAGGCCTTGTAAGGAAATAAAACTAGAGTGGACACTGTTTATACAAG CTGGTTGGCCAAATTTTCTCTGTGTCTGCACTGTTTTCTCATCGGGCTCTGTTCAGATCCATTGGTCTCAGTGGCCACCTAATCAGAGTGGTGCGCCATCTAAGTGGTTTTGTACAAGTAAAGGGCTTTTGGGAGCTGGGCCTAGTGGGATTATGGCTGCTGATGCTATTGTGACGGATTCTGGAGCCATGCATGTGGCTGGTGTTCCGATTGTGAACCCCTCAACTGTTGTTGTTTGGGAAGTCACTCCTGGCCCTGGGAATGGTTTTCACGTTACTCCAAAAGCAAGTGTGAATAATGAAGTCCCACCACCATCACTTAGCCCTCCTTCCTGGGATGGTTATGCTCCATTGGCTGCATATTTGTTTAGGTGGCAGGAGTATCTGTTATTAGAAGCAAAGCATGGCAAGAAACAAGCTGAACATGATTGCAGTGATATTGTAGCACTTCATTGTTCTCCAGTTTCAAACTTTTCTGCATACGTGAGTCCTGAGGCTGCAGCTCAATCAGCTGCGACTACAACTTGGGGTTCTAGTGTTACTGCAGTTGCCTTTGATCCAACACGTGGTGGTTCAGTGATATCAGTTGTCATAGTTGAAG GGCAATACATGTCCCCTTATGATCCTGATGAGGGTCCTTCTGTCACTGGATGGAGAGTTCAACGTTGGGAATCATCTGTTGAGAACGTAGTGATCCATCAGATATTTGGAAACCCTAGTTCCAGCTTTGGTGGGCAGGCACCTAAGCAGACAGTTTGGGTGAGTAAAGTAATCAAATGCGTTCCAGCATCCAGCGAATTCAAGGGTCCTATAGCAGCAACAGTTGGATCAGTCTCTGATGGGAAAAATACACCAGAATTTGTTCCCGAGGCTTCGAAGAGGGTCAGTTTCGATCCTTTTGATCTTCCTAGTGATGTTAGAACTCTTGCGCGAATTGTGTATTCTGCGCATGGTGGTGAAATTGCGGTTTCTTTTCTACGGGGTGGAGTTCATGTCTTCTCTGGTGCAAACTTCACATCTGTTGATAACTATCAGATTCATGTTGGCTCTGCTATAGCTGCTCCTGCTTTCTCTTCTACAAGTTGCTGTTCTGCTTCTGTTTGGCACGATACAAGCAGTGATTGCACTATACTAAAAATTATCCGTGTTCTTCCACCTCCTGGTCCTATCAGCCAGGCGAAAGTTAATTCTGCTTCATGGGAGAGGGCTATTGCAGAGAG ATTTTGGTGGAGTCTATTGGTGGGGGTTGATTGGTGGGATGCTGTTGGCTGTACTCAGAGTGCCGCAGAGAATCGTATTG TTTCATTGAACAGTGTTATTGCTGTGTTGGATGCTGATTTCCACTCCCTTCCGTCCACTCAACACAGAGAGCAGTATGGACCT AGTCTGGACAGAATAAAATGCAGGCTACTAGAAGGTACTACAGCTCAAGAGGTTCGAGCTATGGTGCTTGACATGCAAGCAAGGTTGTTATTGGACATGCTTGGCAAAGGAATTGAATCAGCATTAATGAATCCATCTGCCTTGGTGCAAGAACCATGGCAAGCATCAGGCGAGACATTGTCTGGTATTGATCCTGAATCAATGGCTGTTGACCCATCTCTAGTCCTTAGCATCCAG GCTTATGTTGATGCAGTCCTTGATCTAGCATCACACTTCATCACACGTCTGCGACGTTATGCGAGTTTCTGCCGCACTTTGGCAAGTCATGCTGCCACTGCAGGCACGGGCGGGAACCGTAATGTGGTGACAAGCCCTACCCAAAGCACTTCTACACCGGCTACAACTTCGG gTGCGCAAGGTGGAACTGTAAGCTCTACAGGAAGCACTCAGATGCAAGCTTGGGTACAAGGAGCAATTGCCAAGATCAGTAATACACCTGAAGGGGTTCCTAGTTCTGCACCAAACCCCATAAGTGGTCCTTCAACTTTTATGCCAATAAGTATCAACACTGGAACATTTCCAGGAACTCCAGCTGTTAGACTTATTGGAGACTGTCATTTTCTTCACCGGCTATGCCAACTTCTACTGTTCTGTTTTTTCTTCCGGCGAACACAATTACCGCGGTTTATTGGGGCTGCTCAACGAAATACTGATTCAACAATCCAAAAACCCCAACCTGGGGTGCAAGGCAAATCAGAAGAAACACACACAGTTACTGCAAAACCAGCTATGGCTGTAGTCAGGTTGGATGAAACACAAGCCGCAAGAACTGCACAGGTGGGAAATGGACCAAAGGGACCTGAAGAAGGTCCAACCAGTCGGTCAAGATTAGGTTCTGGCAATGCTGGTCAAGGATACACCTTTGAGGAG GTGAAGGTTCTATTTCTTATACTTATGGATCTCTGTCGGAGGACATCAGGTTTGGTACATCCTCTACCAGTTTCCCAGGTGGGGAGCAGCAACATTCAAGTTCGACTTCATTATATTGATGGAAACTATACTGTTTTACCAGAGGTTGTGGAAGCATCACTTGGCCCTCATATGCAG AATATGCCCCGGCCTAGAGGTGCAGATGCTGCAGGTCTGCTTCTCAGGGAGTTGGAACTACATCCTCCAGCTGAAGAGTGGCACAAGAGGAATATGTTTGGTGGACCCTGGTCTGATCCTGATGACACGAGTCTCTCAGATGATAGTTCTAAATTTAGCACCTCAATGGATTTACTCGACTCTGCTTCATCTGAGAATGGTGATGCTTATAATGGAGTTTATGGCTTGTGGCCAAGGAAGCGTAGGATCTCTGAAAGAGATGCAGCGTTTGGACTGAACACATCAGTTGGTTTAGGAGCTTATTATGGTATCATGGGATCCAGAAGAGACGTTGTAACAGCTGTTTGGAAAACTGGACTTGAAGGAGTGTGGTACAAG TGCATCAGATGCCTGCGGCAGACATCTGCTTTTGCATCTCCAGGTGCGGGCAATACTAATCAGAATGAGAAGGAGACGTGGTGGATCAGCCGCTGGGCATATGGCTGTCCCATGTGTAGTGGAACATGGGTTCGAGTTGTGTAG
- the LOC142542626 gene encoding mediator of RNA polymerase II transcription subunit 16-like isoform X5, giving the protein MLVAGSWNMSGARILQWLQSGFQEFLQWLSVRSSGSTKSTFEEKFLSQQPHAPAGWPNFLCVCTVFSSGSVQIHWSQWPPNQSGAPSKWFCTSKGLLGAGPSGIMAADAIVTDSGAMHVAGVPIVNPSTVVVWEVTPGPGNGFHVTPKASVNNEVPPPSLSPPSWDGYAPLAAYLFRWQEYLLLEAKHGKKQAEHDCSDIVALHCSPVSNFSAYVSPEAAAQSAATTTWGSSVTAVAFDPTRGGSVISVVIVEGQYMSPYDPDEGPSVTGWRVQRWESSVENVVIHQIFGNPSSSFGGQAPKQTVWVSKVIKCVPASSEFKGPIAATVGSVSDGKNTPEFVPEASKRVSFDPFDLPSDVRTLARIVYSAHGGEIAVSFLRGGVHVFSGANFTSVDNYQIHVGSAIAAPAFSSTSCCSASVWHDTSSDCTILKIIRVLPPPGPISQAKVNSASWERAIAERFWWSLLVGVDWWDAVGCTQSAAENRIVSLNSVIAVLDADFHSLPSTQHREQYGPSLDRIKCRLLEGTTAQEVRAMVLDMQARLLLDMLGKGIESALMNPSALVQEPWQASGETLSGIDPESMAVDPSLVLSIQAYVDAVLDLASHFITRLRRYASFCRTLASHAATAGTGGNRNVVTSPTQSTSTPATTSGAQGGTVSSTGSTQMQAWVQGAIAKISNTPEGVPSSAPNPISGPSTFMPISINTGTFPGTPAVRLIGDCHFLHRLCQLLLFCFFFRRTQLPRFIGAAQRNTDSTIQKPQPGVQGKSEETHTVTAKPAMAVVRLDETQAARTAQVGNGPKGPEEGPTSRSRLGSGNAGQGYTFEEVKVLFLILMDLCRRTSGLVHPLPVSQVGSSNIQVRLHYIDGNYTVLPEVVEASLGPHMQNMPRPRGADAAGLLLRELELHPPAEEWHKRNMFGGPWSDPDDTSLSDDSSKFSTSMDLLDSASSENGDAYNGVYGLWPRKRRISERDAAFGLNTSVGLGAYYGIMGSRRDVVTAVWKTGLEGVWYKCIRCLRQTSAFASPGAGNTNQNEKETWWISRWAYGCPMCSGTWVRVV; this is encoded by the exons ATGCTAGTTGCTGGCAGCTGGAATATGAGTGGCGCCAGGATATTGCAGTGGTTACAAAGTGGCTTTCAGGAGTTTCTCCA GTGGCTCTCGGTTAGGTCAAGCGGTTCAACAAAGTCCACATTTGAGGAGAAATTTCTTTCACAGCAACCTCATGCTCCAG CTGGTTGGCCAAATTTTCTCTGTGTCTGCACTGTTTTCTCATCGGGCTCTGTTCAGATCCATTGGTCTCAGTGGCCACCTAATCAGAGTGGTGCGCCATCTAAGTGGTTTTGTACAAGTAAAGGGCTTTTGGGAGCTGGGCCTAGTGGGATTATGGCTGCTGATGCTATTGTGACGGATTCTGGAGCCATGCATGTGGCTGGTGTTCCGATTGTGAACCCCTCAACTGTTGTTGTTTGGGAAGTCACTCCTGGCCCTGGGAATGGTTTTCACGTTACTCCAAAAGCAAGTGTGAATAATGAAGTCCCACCACCATCACTTAGCCCTCCTTCCTGGGATGGTTATGCTCCATTGGCTGCATATTTGTTTAGGTGGCAGGAGTATCTGTTATTAGAAGCAAAGCATGGCAAGAAACAAGCTGAACATGATTGCAGTGATATTGTAGCACTTCATTGTTCTCCAGTTTCAAACTTTTCTGCATACGTGAGTCCTGAGGCTGCAGCTCAATCAGCTGCGACTACAACTTGGGGTTCTAGTGTTACTGCAGTTGCCTTTGATCCAACACGTGGTGGTTCAGTGATATCAGTTGTCATAGTTGAAG GGCAATACATGTCCCCTTATGATCCTGATGAGGGTCCTTCTGTCACTGGATGGAGAGTTCAACGTTGGGAATCATCTGTTGAGAACGTAGTGATCCATCAGATATTTGGAAACCCTAGTTCCAGCTTTGGTGGGCAGGCACCTAAGCAGACAGTTTGGGTGAGTAAAGTAATCAAATGCGTTCCAGCATCCAGCGAATTCAAGGGTCCTATAGCAGCAACAGTTGGATCAGTCTCTGATGGGAAAAATACACCAGAATTTGTTCCCGAGGCTTCGAAGAGGGTCAGTTTCGATCCTTTTGATCTTCCTAGTGATGTTAGAACTCTTGCGCGAATTGTGTATTCTGCGCATGGTGGTGAAATTGCGGTTTCTTTTCTACGGGGTGGAGTTCATGTCTTCTCTGGTGCAAACTTCACATCTGTTGATAACTATCAGATTCATGTTGGCTCTGCTATAGCTGCTCCTGCTTTCTCTTCTACAAGTTGCTGTTCTGCTTCTGTTTGGCACGATACAAGCAGTGATTGCACTATACTAAAAATTATCCGTGTTCTTCCACCTCCTGGTCCTATCAGCCAGGCGAAAGTTAATTCTGCTTCATGGGAGAGGGCTATTGCAGAGAG ATTTTGGTGGAGTCTATTGGTGGGGGTTGATTGGTGGGATGCTGTTGGCTGTACTCAGAGTGCCGCAGAGAATCGTATTG TTTCATTGAACAGTGTTATTGCTGTGTTGGATGCTGATTTCCACTCCCTTCCGTCCACTCAACACAGAGAGCAGTATGGACCT AGTCTGGACAGAATAAAATGCAGGCTACTAGAAGGTACTACAGCTCAAGAGGTTCGAGCTATGGTGCTTGACATGCAAGCAAGGTTGTTATTGGACATGCTTGGCAAAGGAATTGAATCAGCATTAATGAATCCATCTGCCTTGGTGCAAGAACCATGGCAAGCATCAGGCGAGACATTGTCTGGTATTGATCCTGAATCAATGGCTGTTGACCCATCTCTAGTCCTTAGCATCCAG GCTTATGTTGATGCAGTCCTTGATCTAGCATCACACTTCATCACACGTCTGCGACGTTATGCGAGTTTCTGCCGCACTTTGGCAAGTCATGCTGCCACTGCAGGCACGGGCGGGAACCGTAATGTGGTGACAAGCCCTACCCAAAGCACTTCTACACCGGCTACAACTTCGG gTGCGCAAGGTGGAACTGTAAGCTCTACAGGAAGCACTCAGATGCAAGCTTGGGTACAAGGAGCAATTGCCAAGATCAGTAATACACCTGAAGGGGTTCCTAGTTCTGCACCAAACCCCATAAGTGGTCCTTCAACTTTTATGCCAATAAGTATCAACACTGGAACATTTCCAGGAACTCCAGCTGTTAGACTTATTGGAGACTGTCATTTTCTTCACCGGCTATGCCAACTTCTACTGTTCTGTTTTTTCTTCCGGCGAACACAATTACCGCGGTTTATTGGGGCTGCTCAACGAAATACTGATTCAACAATCCAAAAACCCCAACCTGGGGTGCAAGGCAAATCAGAAGAAACACACACAGTTACTGCAAAACCAGCTATGGCTGTAGTCAGGTTGGATGAAACACAAGCCGCAAGAACTGCACAGGTGGGAAATGGACCAAAGGGACCTGAAGAAGGTCCAACCAGTCGGTCAAGATTAGGTTCTGGCAATGCTGGTCAAGGATACACCTTTGAGGAG GTGAAGGTTCTATTTCTTATACTTATGGATCTCTGTCGGAGGACATCAGGTTTGGTACATCCTCTACCAGTTTCCCAGGTGGGGAGCAGCAACATTCAAGTTCGACTTCATTATATTGATGGAAACTATACTGTTTTACCAGAGGTTGTGGAAGCATCACTTGGCCCTCATATGCAG AATATGCCCCGGCCTAGAGGTGCAGATGCTGCAGGTCTGCTTCTCAGGGAGTTGGAACTACATCCTCCAGCTGAAGAGTGGCACAAGAGGAATATGTTTGGTGGACCCTGGTCTGATCCTGATGACACGAGTCTCTCAGATGATAGTTCTAAATTTAGCACCTCAATGGATTTACTCGACTCTGCTTCATCTGAGAATGGTGATGCTTATAATGGAGTTTATGGCTTGTGGCCAAGGAAGCGTAGGATCTCTGAAAGAGATGCAGCGTTTGGACTGAACACATCAGTTGGTTTAGGAGCTTATTATGGTATCATGGGATCCAGAAGAGACGTTGTAACAGCTGTTTGGAAAACTGGACTTGAAGGAGTGTGGTACAAG TGCATCAGATGCCTGCGGCAGACATCTGCTTTTGCATCTCCAGGTGCGGGCAATACTAATCAGAATGAGAAGGAGACGTGGTGGATCAGCCGCTGGGCATATGGCTGTCCCATGTGTAGTGGAACATGGGTTCGAGTTGTGTAG
- the LOC142542626 gene encoding mediator of RNA polymerase II transcription subunit 16-like isoform X4, giving the protein MLVAGSWNMSGARILQWLQSGFQEFLHIGGSRLGQAVQQSPHLRRNFFHSNLMLQFPLVLATAGWPNFLCVCTVFSSGSVQIHWSQWPPNQSGAPSKWFCTSKGLLGAGPSGIMAADAIVTDSGAMHVAGVPIVNPSTVVVWEVTPGPGNGFHVTPKASVNNEVPPPSLSPPSWDGYAPLAAYLFRWQEYLLLEAKHGKKQAEHDCSDIVALHCSPVSNFSAYVSPEAAAQSAATTTWGSSVTAVAFDPTRGGSVISVVIVEGQYMSPYDPDEGPSVTGWRVQRWESSVENVVIHQIFGNPSSSFGGQAPKQTVWVSKVIKCVPASSEFKGPIAATVGSVSDGKNTPEFVPEASKRVSFDPFDLPSDVRTLARIVYSAHGGEIAVSFLRGGVHVFSGANFTSVDNYQIHVGSAIAAPAFSSTSCCSASVWHDTSSDCTILKIIRVLPPPGPISQAKVNSASWERAIAERFWWSLLVGVDWWDAVGCTQSAAENRIVSLNSVIAVLDADFHSLPSTQHREQYGPSLDRIKCRLLEGTTAQEVRAMVLDMQARLLLDMLGKGIESALMNPSALVQEPWQASGETLSGIDPESMAVDPSLVLSIQAYVDAVLDLASHFITRLRRYASFCRTLASHAATAGTGGNRNVVTSPTQSTSTPATTSGAQGGTVSSTGSTQMQAWVQGAIAKISNTPEGVPSSAPNPISGPSTFMPISINTGTFPGTPAVRLIGDCHFLHRLCQLLLFCFFFRRTQLPRFIGAAQRNTDSTIQKPQPGVQGKSEETHTVTAKPAMAVVRLDETQAARTAQVGNGPKGPEEGPTSRSRLGSGNAGQGYTFEEVKVLFLILMDLCRRTSGLVHPLPVSQVGSSNIQVRLHYIDGNYTVLPEVVEASLGPHMQNMPRPRGADAAGLLLRELELHPPAEEWHKRNMFGGPWSDPDDTSLSDDSSKFSTSMDLLDSASSENGDAYNGVYGLWPRKRRISERDAAFGLNTSVGLGAYYGIMGSRRDVVTAVWKTGLEGVWYKCIRCLRQTSAFASPGAGNTNQNEKETWWISRWAYGCPMCSGTWVRVV; this is encoded by the exons ATGCTAGTTGCTGGCAGCTGGAATATGAGTGGCGCCAGGATATTGCAGTGGTTACAAAGTGGCTTTCAGGAGTTTCTCCA TATAGGTGGCTCTCGGTTAGGTCAAGCGGTTCAACAAAGTCCACATTTGAGGAGAAATTTCTTTCACAGCAACCTCATGCTCCAG TTTCCTTTGGTTTTGGCAACAGCTGGTTGGCCAAATTTTCTCTGTGTCTGCACTGTTTTCTCATCGGGCTCTGTTCAGATCCATTGGTCTCAGTGGCCACCTAATCAGAGTGGTGCGCCATCTAAGTGGTTTTGTACAAGTAAAGGGCTTTTGGGAGCTGGGCCTAGTGGGATTATGGCTGCTGATGCTATTGTGACGGATTCTGGAGCCATGCATGTGGCTGGTGTTCCGATTGTGAACCCCTCAACTGTTGTTGTTTGGGAAGTCACTCCTGGCCCTGGGAATGGTTTTCACGTTACTCCAAAAGCAAGTGTGAATAATGAAGTCCCACCACCATCACTTAGCCCTCCTTCCTGGGATGGTTATGCTCCATTGGCTGCATATTTGTTTAGGTGGCAGGAGTATCTGTTATTAGAAGCAAAGCATGGCAAGAAACAAGCTGAACATGATTGCAGTGATATTGTAGCACTTCATTGTTCTCCAGTTTCAAACTTTTCTGCATACGTGAGTCCTGAGGCTGCAGCTCAATCAGCTGCGACTACAACTTGGGGTTCTAGTGTTACTGCAGTTGCCTTTGATCCAACACGTGGTGGTTCAGTGATATCAGTTGTCATAGTTGAAG GGCAATACATGTCCCCTTATGATCCTGATGAGGGTCCTTCTGTCACTGGATGGAGAGTTCAACGTTGGGAATCATCTGTTGAGAACGTAGTGATCCATCAGATATTTGGAAACCCTAGTTCCAGCTTTGGTGGGCAGGCACCTAAGCAGACAGTTTGGGTGAGTAAAGTAATCAAATGCGTTCCAGCATCCAGCGAATTCAAGGGTCCTATAGCAGCAACAGTTGGATCAGTCTCTGATGGGAAAAATACACCAGAATTTGTTCCCGAGGCTTCGAAGAGGGTCAGTTTCGATCCTTTTGATCTTCCTAGTGATGTTAGAACTCTTGCGCGAATTGTGTATTCTGCGCATGGTGGTGAAATTGCGGTTTCTTTTCTACGGGGTGGAGTTCATGTCTTCTCTGGTGCAAACTTCACATCTGTTGATAACTATCAGATTCATGTTGGCTCTGCTATAGCTGCTCCTGCTTTCTCTTCTACAAGTTGCTGTTCTGCTTCTGTTTGGCACGATACAAGCAGTGATTGCACTATACTAAAAATTATCCGTGTTCTTCCACCTCCTGGTCCTATCAGCCAGGCGAAAGTTAATTCTGCTTCATGGGAGAGGGCTATTGCAGAGAG ATTTTGGTGGAGTCTATTGGTGGGGGTTGATTGGTGGGATGCTGTTGGCTGTACTCAGAGTGCCGCAGAGAATCGTATTG TTTCATTGAACAGTGTTATTGCTGTGTTGGATGCTGATTTCCACTCCCTTCCGTCCACTCAACACAGAGAGCAGTATGGACCT AGTCTGGACAGAATAAAATGCAGGCTACTAGAAGGTACTACAGCTCAAGAGGTTCGAGCTATGGTGCTTGACATGCAAGCAAGGTTGTTATTGGACATGCTTGGCAAAGGAATTGAATCAGCATTAATGAATCCATCTGCCTTGGTGCAAGAACCATGGCAAGCATCAGGCGAGACATTGTCTGGTATTGATCCTGAATCAATGGCTGTTGACCCATCTCTAGTCCTTAGCATCCAG GCTTATGTTGATGCAGTCCTTGATCTAGCATCACACTTCATCACACGTCTGCGACGTTATGCGAGTTTCTGCCGCACTTTGGCAAGTCATGCTGCCACTGCAGGCACGGGCGGGAACCGTAATGTGGTGACAAGCCCTACCCAAAGCACTTCTACACCGGCTACAACTTCGG gTGCGCAAGGTGGAACTGTAAGCTCTACAGGAAGCACTCAGATGCAAGCTTGGGTACAAGGAGCAATTGCCAAGATCAGTAATACACCTGAAGGGGTTCCTAGTTCTGCACCAAACCCCATAAGTGGTCCTTCAACTTTTATGCCAATAAGTATCAACACTGGAACATTTCCAGGAACTCCAGCTGTTAGACTTATTGGAGACTGTCATTTTCTTCACCGGCTATGCCAACTTCTACTGTTCTGTTTTTTCTTCCGGCGAACACAATTACCGCGGTTTATTGGGGCTGCTCAACGAAATACTGATTCAACAATCCAAAAACCCCAACCTGGGGTGCAAGGCAAATCAGAAGAAACACACACAGTTACTGCAAAACCAGCTATGGCTGTAGTCAGGTTGGATGAAACACAAGCCGCAAGAACTGCACAGGTGGGAAATGGACCAAAGGGACCTGAAGAAGGTCCAACCAGTCGGTCAAGATTAGGTTCTGGCAATGCTGGTCAAGGATACACCTTTGAGGAG GTGAAGGTTCTATTTCTTATACTTATGGATCTCTGTCGGAGGACATCAGGTTTGGTACATCCTCTACCAGTTTCCCAGGTGGGGAGCAGCAACATTCAAGTTCGACTTCATTATATTGATGGAAACTATACTGTTTTACCAGAGGTTGTGGAAGCATCACTTGGCCCTCATATGCAG AATATGCCCCGGCCTAGAGGTGCAGATGCTGCAGGTCTGCTTCTCAGGGAGTTGGAACTACATCCTCCAGCTGAAGAGTGGCACAAGAGGAATATGTTTGGTGGACCCTGGTCTGATCCTGATGACACGAGTCTCTCAGATGATAGTTCTAAATTTAGCACCTCAATGGATTTACTCGACTCTGCTTCATCTGAGAATGGTGATGCTTATAATGGAGTTTATGGCTTGTGGCCAAGGAAGCGTAGGATCTCTGAAAGAGATGCAGCGTTTGGACTGAACACATCAGTTGGTTTAGGAGCTTATTATGGTATCATGGGATCCAGAAGAGACGTTGTAACAGCTGTTTGGAAAACTGGACTTGAAGGAGTGTGGTACAAG TGCATCAGATGCCTGCGGCAGACATCTGCTTTTGCATCTCCAGGTGCGGGCAATACTAATCAGAATGAGAAGGAGACGTGGTGGATCAGCCGCTGGGCATATGGCTGTCCCATGTGTAGTGGAACATGGGTTCGAGTTGTGTAG